CAGCCCTACCGAGATGAACTTCACCCCATGCGACAGGATCGGCTCCATCATCGAGTTCCCCGTTACGTTCGGCTGGCGCGTCACCCCAAGCATCGTCGGCACATTCGGCCCGTAGATGTCAGCGTCGATCAGCCCGACCCGATACCCAAGCTTGCCAAGCGCAACCGCCAGGTTCACCGCCACCGTCGTCTTGCCGACTCCGCCCTTGCCGCTTCCCACCGCGATCACATGGCTCACACCCGGCAATGGCTGTGGTCCCTGCTGCATCTGCGCTCCCATATTTCCCATTACACGCTCCTGAACCCCATTCTATGCCGCGTCTACAGATGCCATTCCCCACCCAATGCCGCCCGCATCTCCCGTTTCCGCAACGTCTCCCCGGCTCGCATCTCCCGCCGCCGCCCCGCATCCTCATACCGTCGCTTCTGGTGCTCAGTCTCCGGCGTGATCTGCGGGACCACCAGCTTGCTTCCATCCCGGTCCACCGCCACGAAGGTGAGGTATGCCGAAGAGACATGCCGGAGCCTCTGCTCCCGCACATCTTCCACCATGACCCGCACTCCCACCTCCATGGAGCTACGAAACGCTCGATTCACGCTGGCCTTCAGGATCAGTAACTCCCCCACCCGGACGGGCGACACAAAGTCCAGATGATCCATCGATGCCGTCACGACGATAGCGCGGGCGTGCCGGCTGGCGGCCATGGCCCCAGTGAGATCGATGTACTGCATCAGCCGTCCGCCAAATAGATTGCCAAGCGCATTCGAGTCCGCGGGGAAAACGATCTCACTTCGCTCCGATTGCGACTCCTGAACAGTTCGGTATATCGTTTCGTCGCCCATCCCCTAAGTGTCAGCAATCCACGGCCGGAACGCAACCACAGTCGTCGTTCGCTAAACTAGGGCCATGGACAGAATCGCCATGCTCACCGAGATCCTGAAACAGCAGCCGAATGACGCCTTTGCCCGCTATGGTCTGGCCATGGCCTACTCCGAAGCTGGCCAGTCCGAAGAGGCTCTGGTGGAATTCGCGCATCTCCACGAGAACAACCCGGACTACGTCCCCGGCTACCAGATGGCCGGCCAACTTCTGGTTAAACTCGGACGCACAGGCGAAGCGCAGACGGTTCTGGCTACAGGAATAGAGGCCGCGAACCGTACCGGCAACACGCACGCCTTCTCGGAGATGCAGGCGCTTCTCGATGACATCGGGGAATGACAATCCTCCACCGGATCAAACGCTGTCGTGGTGCGGCGAATCGTTGATCCCCGCCGGGCGTCTATAGTTAGACCATGGCGAATAAGCTCCCAGCAAACCTCCCCACGACTCTCGGTCAGCTTCGCGCAAGCGAGTACACCCCGGCCCTCCTTGGCCGCAGCGTCAAGGAGGAGCTTCGCGAGAATCTCATTGCACGCCTGCGGGCGAACGCCGCTTCCGATGTTAAGACGCCTCTCTTCCCCGGTGTGATCGGGTATGAAGACACAGTCGTTCCCCAAATCGTGAACGCCGTGCTCTCGAAACACAACTTCATTCTTCTGGGTCTACGTGGACAGGCGAAGTCGCGCATTCTCCGGGCGCTCACGACGCTTCTCGATGCTGCGACCCCGTATGTTGCCGGCTCCGAACTCCGCGACAACCCATACGCTCCCCTCTCGAAATTCTCTCGCGACCTCATCGCGGCCAAAGGTGACGACACGCCGATCTCCTGGCTGACTCCGGATGAACGCTATGTTGAAAAGCTGGCGACTCCGGACGTCACAGTCGCTGATCTGGTGGGCGATATCGACCCCATCAAGGCCGCCCGTTCCGGCCAGGATCTTGGGTCTGAGCTGACGATGCACTATGGGCTTCTGCCCCGCGCCAACCGCGGTATTTTCGCGATCAACGAAGTTCCTGACCTCGCGGGCAAGATCCAGGTGGCGCTCTTCAACATCATGCAGGAAGGTGATATTCAGATTAAGGGCTTTCCTGTGCGCCTGCCGCTCGATGTGGCGATCGTCTTCTCCGCCAATCCTGAGGACTACACGGCTCGCGGCAAGATCGTGACGCCGTTGAAGGATCGCATCGGATCGGAGATTCGTACCCACTACCCCGAGTCAATCGACGAGGCCATTGCGATCACGCAGCAGGAAGCGTGGTCCAACCGTGGTGCCGCGAGTGAGATCCACGTTCCTCATTACATCTCGCAGATCGTTGAGACGATCGCATTCGCCGCCCGCGAAGACAAAAAAGTCGATAAGCGGTCCGGTGTCTCCCAGCGACTTCCTATCTCGACGATGGAGCTGGTGATCTCGAATGCCGAACGCCGTGCGTTTCTTCATAACGAGACGCTTGCCGTGCCTCGTGTGGCTGACATCATCGCCGCGCTGCCGGGCATCACCGGCAAAATCGAACTTGAATATGAAGGCGAGATGCGCGGGGCGGATACAGTCATCCGCGAGATCATCCGGCAATCAGTTGCCAGCGTTTTCGATCAATACTTCGCCGATACGAATACTCAGCAGATCGAGCAGTGGTTCAACCTCGGCGGAACGGTCGCCCTCACCGACGATCACTCGGCAGCGGATTCGCTCAAGGAGCTAAAGCAGATTCAGGGTCTCTTCGAAAAACTGACTCCCTTGAAGCTCGAGAAGAATGCTCCGGCGGAGATCGCGGTATCCGCCGCCGAGTTCCTGCTGGAGGGCATGACATCCCATAAACGTCTTTCCCGTACCGAGGAGCGCGCCTTCTCGGCGGCAGAGAAAAAGTCACGTAACGATCAGGCGGCTCAATATGCGGAGCGTATGCGCGACAAAGAGGTCGAGCGCGACGAAGCCGCCAGAAACCGCACGCGCAGAGGCTTCAACTAAACTCATTTGCATGATCGACTCCTGCCGCGCTTTCTGCGTTCGATGCTTCAGCATCGTTCTCGTGAGCGCGGCTTTTCATTCGACTAAGGCGCAACAGCCTATTGCGCTCACCCCCACTCTGGCCCGCAGCGAGGGCATTGAGCCGACAAGCCACATCGTTTTTGCGCGCATCTACCTCACCGCGACGGGCTCCCCTGCGCCCACAGAATTCGATATTTCGCTACCTACTCTCACGGTCCAGTGCACTCGACGTCCGAATGACAAGTTTGTTTTCGAACTATTCGTGAACTTCGGGAATGTGACGGATACTGCCTTCTACCCGCCATGGCGCCGGGCGGACGATGAGCTCTTTCCGCCAGTGACTCAGAAGCAGCCGCTCATGATGGAGTTCCTGGGCTATACGCATGTCAAGCCGGTCCGGAGGCAGTTCGAGTATGTGGTCGCTCCGTTTGGCCAGCTTCGTTACAACGCGCCTTCAGGAGGTTCTCCAAATCTCGAGGAGATTGCGTTCTACTTTCAATATCTTCGCGCGCTCCCTACGTTTCGCCTGAGCTATCCGGGGCACACCGTTACCTTCGAGACGGCGCCTCTGCTGGCGCAGATCCATAAAGAACCTTTGTGCCACGCAAGCAGCCTCTGAGATAGAACCCTCCACTTGTCCATGCGCGTCTAAACTGATACGAGGCTCCCTATGAAGCGTATTCGCTATACCAAGTTCACCGGCGATCTCTCTGATGCCTTCGGCCTCGAAGACCTGATGCAGGCGCTGTCCGACTTCCTGCTCGACTCGGGCTTTCAGGATCCCATGTCTCGTTTCCAGCAGTTCGACGGTGACCAAACGATGGAGAACCTGCGGGATGCCATCCGGCAGGCGCTTGACTCGGGCGAACTCTTCGACGAGGAGGCGCAGGAGAAGTATGAGACGCTCTCCGAAGATCAGGTCGAGGAGCTCATCGATCAGATCATTCAGAAGATGCAGGAGCAAAACTTCATCAATGCGCAGCAGCCTGAGGAGGTCCAAGGCGATCAGGGGGATGGCCCCGAGACGCAGGCTCGGTTCGAGGTGACTGATAAGGGAATGGATTTCCTGGGCTACAAGGCCTTAAGGGAGTTGCTGGGGCCTTTGGGTAAGTCGAACCTGGGACGGCACGATACGAGACATGAGGCTTCGGGGGTCGAGACGAATGGGTCTTCCAAGATGTATGAGTTTGGGGATAACCTGAACCTGGACATTACGGCGACCCTAAGCAGCGTCTTTGCGCGTGAGGGGTTTCATGTCCAGCCTGGCGAGGCGCCCGGGACGCTGAACCTCGAATATCAGGATCTGCATGTTCACCAGTCGGACTACCAGAGTTCATGCGCGACGGTTGTCCTGCTCGACTGCTCGCACTCGATGATCCTGTACGGCGAAGACAGGTTTACCCCGGCAAAGCGCGTGGCGATGGCGTTGGCCCACCTCATCCGGACACAGTTTCCCGGCGACACGATCAACCTCGTGCTCTTCCATGACTCGGCCGAGGAGATACCGATCTCGCAGCTATCGCGGGTGAAGGTTGGGCCGCACTACACGAATACGCGGGAAGGGCTTCGGATGGCGCAGCGAATCCTCTCGCGGCAGACGAAGGATATGAAGCAGATCGTCATGATTACCGACGGCAAGCCCTCGGCGCTTACGCTTCCGGATGGGCGAATTTACAAGAATGCGTTTGGTCTGGACCCGCTTGTGATCGCCGAGACGCTCGAAGAAGTGGCGCGGTGCAAACGCTCCAACATCATGATCAACACGTTCATGTTGGCGAGCGACTTTGCGCTCATGCAGTTCGTGCAGAAGGTGAGTGCGATGTGTCGGGGGAAGGCGTACTTTACGACCCCAGAAAACCTCGGGAGCTATTTGCTGATGGACTTCATGTCCCGACGGATGAAGACCGTTCACTAGGTCTCCCCTCCCTCCCTCCCTCCCTTTCCCCTAAAGTCTTCTATCGAAAGACTTTAGGGATGGACTTCGCGAGTCGGCTCCCGCTAAAGTCTTGAAAAGAAAGGGAATTTCTTTCAAAGTATTCATTCCAGAAGAGATAGCCCCATCACGACACGCACTTTTGGAAGACCTAGCGATGCCGTTCCTCGAGGCTTTTCTCCGTCTTTCCCCCAAAGTCCAGGCCGAACTTCGGGGCAGATTTGGTTCCAGAGATTTTGACCGGTACGACCGCACCGGCGCCATCCTTGGTAAAGAATGGGTCGGCAAGCTTCAGAAGCGCCGACTTCCATCCCTTCTTGACCATCTGCGAGACCTTTGCCTGCGTCGTCACTTTGCCGGCAAACTCGAACTGCTGTCCGTCGAGCGAATACACTCCGACCAAGTTCACGGTAGCGCCGGGTAGCTGATAGTTGAGATCGTCTACCCTCAGGCGTCCATCGTCCATCACGAATCGTCCTGTCATGTGGGACCGTACATCGTCAGCACCCGCCTTTGCCAAGTCGGGATGGCCTTGAGCGCGTTCGCTCATCTCATCGACCTTGTCCTGGGTTTCGGGATTGGTGAAATGAATCGCCGCCATGGTGAAGTGGCCCTGCATCGAGATCTTCTGCGCGACGCTCTCTTTTCCGGGACGGATGTGCAGCTTGGTTTTCATGCCGAGCTGTGCGGTCATGACGACTGGTGTGGTCTTCACGGCAAGAGAGAGAAAGTCTTCAAGCCGGCCCTGGGGAACGTCCACGTCGAGGTCGATGATGTGTCCTTGTCCCCGTACGTTCACCACGGAGCCCGAACAGGTGAAGCTCGAGCGGCCGAGCTTCGCCTCGACAGGCTGGAGGTACGTGTCGCCACTCGTCCCGTCGACAGTCGCCTTGAACTTCGTGCTCAGAGGCATAGGATGATTTGCCGAATCGAGCGAGAAATTGGGTGTCTGCGTGGTTCCGCTGACCTCGATGCGGTTGAGTTGCCCGCCGAACTGGCCCGCGGAGGAGAGGGTGCCGCCGATGCCCTTGATGGTGTTGAGGTCTGCGTGATCGAAGCGGTAGGTACCGGTGATCGAGGAGTCACCGGGACTCTCCGGGTTCCAGGGGCCGAAGGTTCCTTTCGCCTGGATATCGCCCTTCGGGATCGCATTCACGAGTGTGGCGTCATAGTTAAGAGGGGTTCCGCGACCCACGTTGCGCAGGACGATTTGCTTCAGTTCGAAGTCTTTCGGATCCTTGCCTGGTTTGGAGCTCTCGATGAGAACGCGCGAATCGGTGCAGATGATCTCGTCCGCATCCATCTCGATCTTTCGCTTCGGCTTCTGCTCAACGCCTGCCTTGCGCATTTGCCGGGGAGGAATGCGGATCTCGAGACCCGAGACGTGAACCGTGTGGACGTGCGTTGGATGTTTGAAGAGGCCGAGGACATCTGCCCGGAAGGAGAATTGGCCTACGGTGAAGATGGGGGCCGTCGCACCGGCCTCGACGACATCTTCCGGAGCAAAGATTCGCAAACCGCGTCCCGAGACTTCGAGCCCGCGCATGACGGAAACATTAAAGTCATCGAGTTCGATCCTGCTGTTGAAGTGGGTCTGAAGCGTCTGGACCACTCTTCCCTTGAGAATCGGCTGCGCCCGTTTGAGCATGATCGTCGCCGTGGTCGCCAATCCGGCCACCACTGCGAGAACTACGATCACAACGATTCCGATCCAGCGCCAAACCCTGCTGCGATGACGTCCGCCTTCCGAACCTTCCACTTCCCGCTACCTCGAAGTCTCACCGATCCATTGTTAGTGAGACGGTAAGAGTTGGATGTGGGGTGTGATGAAAAGGTTCCTGCCGGGAAGAACTTGTGGCGGAATGGTTTCACACAGACAGCGGCAGCTTAGCTCCGGCGAGCCTGCCAAATGCGATACAGGCCCCATGCGGCGATGGTGCAGTTGTCCACGATTCTTCCATCGAGGAACATCTCTTCAAACTCGTCGACCGAGACCCGCTTGAGGATGAGATCGGACTCTTCGGGATCGGGATCGGCCTCGCCCATCGACAGACCTTCCGCGAGGAAGACATGATGCTTCTGGTTCATGACTCCGTACGCGATGGCGAGCGTGGCAAGATGCGTCATCTTCCCCGCCGTGAAGCCGGTCTCTTCCCTGAGCTCGCCGCGTGCCAGTACTTCGGGTTCGACGTCCGCCTGCTCCCACCCGCCCTGCGGGAATTCCATGAAGCGCTGCCCGACGGTGTAGCGAAACTGCTCGATCAGCCAGACGAAGTTGCCTTCGGGCGTGACTTCAAGCGGAATGACGATGCAAGCGGGATCTTTATCGATGACCCCATAGACGCCGCGTTCCCCATTGGAGCGCTCGATTATGTCCTCGCGCACACTGGTCCACGGATTTCGGTAGACTTCCCGGCTGCTGATGGTTTTGATCATCGACGCGTCCCCACGGGCACTCTATCGGCATTTTACTGCTGGATGTTCAATTCCAGATGAGAAGGGTACTTCGGCGACCCGTAGATGGTCTCCGTCTCGGCTTTGTAGGCGGATGGCGGGGCCGTCATGATGTTTTCAACGTAGGTCTGCGGGTTGCGGTCGTAGAGGGGAAACCAGCTCGACTGCACCTCGACCATGACCTTGTGGCCCTTGAGAAACGTGTGGTCCGCTCCGTTGAGGCTGTACTTGAACTCGGTGGGCTCGCCGGGTTTCAACGGCTCGGGGTGCTCGAAGCTCTTGAGGTAGCGGCCGCGGAAGATCTCCTCGGCGATCATCAACTGGTAGTCAGCCATGCCGCCTGGGGCGTCGTCGGGATAGACGTCGATAAGCTTGACGATCCAGTCGGCGTCGGTTCCAGTCGTCGCGGCGAAGAGGTCGGCGACTACGTTTCCGGTGACCGTCACGTCGGCATCGAGCGCGGGAGTCGAAAAGGACGCTAGATCCTTGCGGATGGTAACAAAACGCTGGTCTTCTGCGAGCCATGGACGCCATTTCGACCCAGGCTCGTAGGTAGCCTGAATCGGTCGGGCGCGGTAGGGTACGGGATCGGCTGGATCGGCCACATAAGCCGCCGCGACCTGATCGTAAGCTCCCTCCGGAGCAGTGAAGCTCAGGCCCTTGTCAGCCTTGAGGTAAAGCTTGGCGGGCTTGAAGCCTGACTTTGGTGGCCAGGCGTCGTACCGCTCCCACTGGTTGCTTCCCGAACGGAAGCTGGCGACGTCCTTGAGGTCGAAGCCGGGCTTCCCTTTTAGATACTTCTCGAAGAAGGGCGCTTCGATCGTGGCGCGGTAGGTATCGCCGGCTGCCGAGCCGAAGTCGATGGCACCGAGATGGCGGGTCGTCTGGTTCCATTGACCGTGGTTCCATGGGCCGAGGACGAGGAAGACTTCTCCCCTGGTGTCGTGCGGCTTAAGGGCGGCGTACTCGGCCTGCGTTCCCCACATGTCTTCCTGATCCCAGTAGCCGCCTACCTCGAGCGTTGGGACCTCGACCTTCGTCAGATGGCGTTCGACAGCCATATCCTGCCAGAACTTCGTGTAGCTCGGCTGCGAGAGGAAGGCCTTCGCTGTCGGCAGGTTGCTCATGCCCGCTGACTGGGCTGCTCCGGCGAAGTTGACGTGCTGGAGAAAGAAGTCGTAGGTGTCTCCCTTGGAGACAACGGGGACGTCTGTCTTCTGGGCTTCGAGCTGCTGCACATAGTCGAAGCCGTAGGTCTCGCGGAAGGCACCGTTATGGAAGAAGTCGTCGCCCATCCAGATGTTTGTCATCGGGGCCTGTGGACTGATGGCCTTGACTGCCGGGTGGGCATCGATACCGGCCATCATCGCCAGGAATCCGGGGTAGGAGACGCCGAGTACGCCGACCTTGCCGCTGTTGTGCGGGACGTTTTTGAGCAGCCAGTCGATCGTGTCGCGGGTGTCGGTGGTCTCGTCGACGTCGTTCTTTGTCCCATGGGCCACGATGGGGCGGTTCATGACGAACTGGCCTTCGCTTGTATAACGGCCGCGAATGTCTCCGAAGACGAAGATGTACCCGCTCGCGGCTAGCTCGGGCTTGGTTGCATTGACGCTCCACGACGAGTTTCCGGCGACCCCGTAGGGAGTGCGAGTCATAAGGAAAGGCAGAGCCTCGCCGCTGGTCTCAGAGCCGGACGGACGAAGGATGACCATGTGCAGTTTGGCGCCGTCGCGCATTGGGACCATGGCTTCGGTGCGGACGTAGTCGCGGAAGTGATTCAGGTGAGCGCCTTCGTCCGAGAAGCGCGTCATCACCTCGGTCCCGGCGGATCGTCCGGTGGTCGAAGTCATGGTGAGGCTGGAGACCTTGCCGGCCGCGTCGCGCGAGAAGACGACCTTAGTGCTGTCTGGAGAGAAGAAGTGATCGGGCGACTCGGCCTTGAGCTCAGTCCGGGCGAGGCGTGCACCTTCGATGAAGAGCTGTGCGCCTTCGACGGTGATCGAGCGTATCGCGTCCGGCTCCTCTGTCGGCCGATATTGTCCGACATATGCGGCGAGGGTTGCGGCAGGAACGCGAATTGAGGTTGGTGCAGTCTGCGATGATTCCTGCGACCAGCCTGCCGAACAGCAGGCCAGCGCGAGGACCGGAACAAGCTTCCAGGAAGAACGAA
This genomic window from Granulicella sibirica contains:
- a CDS encoding acyl-CoA thioesterase, which codes for MGDETIYRTVQESQSERSEIVFPADSNALGNLFGGRLMQYIDLTGAMAASRHARAIVVTASMDHLDFVSPVRVGELLILKASVNRAFRSSMEVGVRVMVEDVREQRLRHVSSAYLTFVAVDRDGSKLVVPQITPETEHQKRRYEDAGRRREMRAGETLRKREMRAALGGEWHL
- a CDS encoding tetratricopeptide repeat protein, which encodes MLTEILKQQPNDAFARYGLAMAYSEAGQSEEALVEFAHLHENNPDYVPGYQMAGQLLVKLGRTGEAQTVLATGIEAANRTGNTHAFSEMQALLDDIGE
- a CDS encoding sigma 54-interacting transcriptional regulator, with product MANKLPANLPTTLGQLRASEYTPALLGRSVKEELRENLIARLRANAASDVKTPLFPGVIGYEDTVVPQIVNAVLSKHNFILLGLRGQAKSRILRALTTLLDAATPYVAGSELRDNPYAPLSKFSRDLIAAKGDDTPISWLTPDERYVEKLATPDVTVADLVGDIDPIKAARSGQDLGSELTMHYGLLPRANRGIFAINEVPDLAGKIQVALFNIMQEGDIQIKGFPVRLPLDVAIVFSANPEDYTARGKIVTPLKDRIGSEIRTHYPESIDEAIAITQQEAWSNRGAASEIHVPHYISQIVETIAFAAREDKKVDKRSGVSQRLPISTMELVISNAERRAFLHNETLAVPRVADIIAALPGITGKIELEYEGEMRGADTVIREIIRQSVASVFDQYFADTNTQQIEQWFNLGGTVALTDDHSAADSLKELKQIQGLFEKLTPLKLEKNAPAEIAVSAAEFLLEGMTSHKRLSRTEERAFSAAEKKSRNDQAAQYAERMRDKEVERDEAARNRTRRGFN
- a CDS encoding vWA domain-containing protein is translated as MKRIRYTKFTGDLSDAFGLEDLMQALSDFLLDSGFQDPMSRFQQFDGDQTMENLRDAIRQALDSGELFDEEAQEKYETLSEDQVEELIDQIIQKMQEQNFINAQQPEEVQGDQGDGPETQARFEVTDKGMDFLGYKALRELLGPLGKSNLGRHDTRHEASGVETNGSSKMYEFGDNLNLDITATLSSVFAREGFHVQPGEAPGTLNLEYQDLHVHQSDYQSSCATVVLLDCSHSMILYGEDRFTPAKRVAMALAHLIRTQFPGDTINLVLFHDSAEEIPISQLSRVKVGPHYTNTREGLRMAQRILSRQTKDMKQIVMITDGKPSALTLPDGRIYKNAFGLDPLVIAETLEEVARCKRSNIMINTFMLASDFALMQFVQKVSAMCRGKAYFTTPENLGSYLLMDFMSRRMKTVH
- a CDS encoding NUDIX domain-containing protein; translation: MIKTISSREVYRNPWTSVREDIIERSNGERGVYGVIDKDPACIVIPLEVTPEGNFVWLIEQFRYTVGQRFMEFPQGGWEQADVEPEVLARGELREETGFTAGKMTHLATLAIAYGVMNQKHHVFLAEGLSMGEADPDPEESDLILKRVSVDEFEEMFLDGRIVDNCTIAAWGLYRIWQARRS
- a CDS encoding CocE/NonD family hydrolase → MGIRSSWKLVPVLALACCSAGWSQESSQTAPTSIRVPAATLAAYVGQYRPTEEPDAIRSITVEGAQLFIEGARLARTELKAESPDHFFSPDSTKVVFSRDAAGKVSSLTMTSTTGRSAGTEVMTRFSDEGAHLNHFRDYVRTEAMVPMRDGAKLHMVILRPSGSETSGEALPFLMTRTPYGVAGNSSWSVNATKPELAASGYIFVFGDIRGRYTSEGQFVMNRPIVAHGTKNDVDETTDTRDTIDWLLKNVPHNSGKVGVLGVSYPGFLAMMAGIDAHPAVKAISPQAPMTNIWMGDDFFHNGAFRETYGFDYVQQLEAQKTDVPVVSKGDTYDFFLQHVNFAGAAQSAGMSNLPTAKAFLSQPSYTKFWQDMAVERHLTKVEVPTLEVGGYWDQEDMWGTQAEYAALKPHDTRGEVFLVLGPWNHGQWNQTTRHLGAIDFGSAAGDTYRATIEAPFFEKYLKGKPGFDLKDVASFRSGSNQWERYDAWPPKSGFKPAKLYLKADKGLSFTAPEGAYDQVAAAYVADPADPVPYRARPIQATYEPGSKWRPWLAEDQRFVTIRKDLASFSTPALDADVTVTGNVVADLFAATTGTDADWIVKLIDVYPDDAPGGMADYQLMIAEEIFRGRYLKSFEHPEPLKPGEPTEFKYSLNGADHTFLKGHKVMVEVQSSWFPLYDRNPQTYVENIMTAPPSAYKAETETIYGSPKYPSHLELNIQQ